In a genomic window of Salegentibacter salegens:
- a CDS encoding fibronectin type III-like domain-contianing protein, whose protein sequence is MEVYTSDLYASGITPDVKRLRRFTKLELNPGETKTVSFTIKAQDLAYFNKNGDPVVEPGEFELMDKDLKQTFKIVE, encoded by the coding sequence ATTGAAGTCTATACTTCCGATCTTTATGCTTCAGGAATTACACCTGATGTGAAACGTTTAAGAAGGTTTACCAAATTAGAATTAAACCCTGGAGAAACCAAAACTGTTTCATTCACTATTAAAGCTCAAGATTTAGCATATTTCAACAAAAATGGAGATCCTGTAGTTGAACCTGGTGAATTTGAATTAATGGATAAAGATTTAAAACAGACTTTTAAAATAGTGGAATAG
- a CDS encoding OmpA family protein: MITRYPGAYIAGYEVEKFREYSLATGPVTGYRYIAERDTVSGKLTRITYYLLMSKEELSITEVYQDNLQALEKAGINILAKGSHPQSKPQGEVGMGGWIGTELSPNSFGSNSAANLLFKGTSSSGGTFSIVGQIQNPEGNVYIAQYGERHSNELIMYQVDIIEEKTAETGKVSANADFIKKEIEMQGSATIYGINFDSNSSNLKEQSQPVIAEIAKYLEQNPEISLYVVGHTDMDGSLEYNLKLSKDRARAVVNELTKNYGISTSRLTGDGVGFLSPKASNITDECKALNRRTELVKKSN, from the coding sequence ATGATAACCAGATACCCCGGAGCCTATATTGCAGGTTACGAGGTAGAGAAATTTAGAGAATATAGCCTGGCCACAGGACCGGTCACCGGATACCGCTATATAGCTGAAAGAGATACAGTTTCAGGCAAACTTACCCGCATAACCTATTACCTTCTAATGTCTAAAGAGGAACTTTCTATCACTGAAGTATATCAGGATAATTTACAGGCTTTAGAAAAAGCAGGAATAAATATCCTGGCAAAAGGGTCTCATCCACAATCTAAACCACAAGGGGAAGTAGGAATGGGAGGTTGGATTGGAACGGAATTAAGCCCAAATAGTTTTGGGAGCAATTCGGCTGCAAATCTATTATTTAAAGGCACCAGTAGTTCTGGAGGCACATTTAGCATCGTAGGTCAAATCCAAAATCCTGAAGGAAATGTTTACATAGCACAATATGGGGAGCGACATAGCAACGAATTAATAATGTATCAGGTAGACATCATTGAAGAGAAAACAGCAGAAACCGGTAAAGTTTCAGCAAATGCGGATTTTATCAAAAAAGAGATAGAAATGCAGGGAAGCGCCACTATCTATGGAATTAATTTTGATTCTAACAGTTCTAATCTTAAAGAACAATCCCAGCCGGTGATCGCTGAAATTGCCAAATATTTAGAACAAAATCCCGAAATCTCTCTTTATGTAGTGGGACATACAGATATGGATGGAAGCCTAGAATATAACCTTAAACTATCTAAAGATAGAGCCCGCGCTGTAGTAAACGAATTAACCAAAAACTATGGAATTTCTACCTCAAGATTAACCGGCGATGGAGTTGGTTTTCTGTCACCAAAAGCTTCAAATATCACTGATGAATGCAAGGCTCTCAATAGACGCACAGAACTCGTAAAAAAATCAAATTAA